A genomic region of Kribbella sp. NBC_00382 contains the following coding sequences:
- a CDS encoding aminotransferase class V-fold PLP-dependent enzyme has protein sequence MGTHERHRLTEVINARGTYTPLGVSRSSAGVAAAVAEALPEFFVMDELADRASEALAHATGAQAGAVTHCTSAAITLCVAAAMAGTDPERIAALPDTSDMHNRVVLPAGHVVSYGQSISQAVRLAGASVTVAGDENRCSIDDLDDELAGPDVACLLLVSSRLVTGEPVDLAAAVRAAHRRGVPAIIDGAAQFPRTADLLATGADAVLVSAQKYLAAPTAGLVVGTHRLVRAVRAQEKGIGRGMKPTKEATVGVLAALEEWHAMDRAKWEADQAAKVSSFVGAANELPGLAAEVLADPTGLPLSRVLLTVSGGIDATTLAAELEHGTPAIYVSTAQSLEGQLILELVPLDSDDLEIILTRLAMELQATEKAD, from the coding sequence ATGGGCACACATGAGCGGCATCGGTTGACCGAGGTCATCAACGCCAGGGGAACGTACACACCGCTCGGGGTCTCCCGGAGCTCGGCCGGCGTGGCCGCTGCCGTCGCGGAGGCGCTTCCCGAGTTCTTCGTGATGGACGAGCTCGCCGACCGGGCCAGCGAGGCCCTCGCCCACGCGACCGGCGCCCAGGCCGGCGCGGTCACGCACTGTACGTCGGCCGCTATCACCCTGTGCGTCGCCGCCGCGATGGCCGGTACCGATCCCGAGCGGATCGCCGCATTGCCCGACACGAGCGACATGCACAACCGGGTCGTACTGCCGGCCGGCCATGTGGTCAGCTACGGCCAGTCGATCTCGCAGGCCGTGCGATTGGCGGGAGCCAGTGTCACCGTCGCGGGGGACGAAAACCGTTGCAGCATTGACGATTTGGACGATGAACTGGCCGGTCCGGACGTCGCGTGCTTGCTGCTGGTGTCGTCCCGACTCGTCACTGGCGAACCGGTCGACCTGGCTGCCGCAGTACGGGCTGCGCACCGTCGAGGCGTGCCCGCGATCATCGATGGCGCGGCGCAGTTCCCCCGGACCGCGGACCTGCTCGCGACGGGGGCGGACGCCGTACTGGTCAGCGCGCAGAAGTATCTGGCTGCGCCGACCGCTGGTCTGGTCGTCGGGACGCATCGGCTCGTGCGGGCGGTTCGCGCGCAGGAGAAGGGGATCGGGCGCGGGATGAAGCCGACGAAGGAAGCGACAGTCGGGGTGCTCGCGGCGCTGGAGGAATGGCACGCGATGGATCGGGCCAAGTGGGAGGCTGATCAGGCTGCCAAGGTGAGCTCGTTCGTGGGTGCAGCCAATGAGCTGCCTGGGTTGGCTGCCGAAGTACTGGCTGATCCCACTGGCCTGCCGTTGTCGCGGGTGCTCTTGACCGTCTCCGGCGGAATCGATGCCACAACGCTGGCCGCCGAGCTCGAGCACGGGACGCCGGCGATCTACGTCAGTACAGCTCAGAGCCTGGAAGGTCAGCTCATCCTCGAGCTGGTTCCGCTCGACTCCGATGACCTGGAGATCATCCTGACCCGGCTGGCCATGGAGCTGCAGGCAACAGAGAAGGCAGACTAA
- a CDS encoding TetR/AcrR family transcriptional regulator encodes MARVPAEERRADLVQAAIQVATREGLAATTTRRIAQELGISVGIVHYCFRSKEELLHEVIRVIAEAQLVAARAAIVPGGDVATSVRNAFLGFWQLVEATPQAQLLTYELTSWALRNAETEPLAKEQRASQLAGIEAILADISAATGCEWKLPAQQLARMTLAITDGVTLGWLADRDTASAVQTLEMFADQLLGLAV; translated from the coding sequence ATGGCTCGGGTACCAGCTGAGGAACGACGCGCCGACCTCGTCCAGGCCGCGATCCAGGTCGCCACCAGGGAAGGTCTGGCGGCCACCACCACGCGCCGGATCGCGCAGGAGCTCGGCATCTCGGTCGGCATCGTGCACTACTGCTTCCGCTCGAAGGAAGAGCTGCTGCACGAGGTGATCCGGGTGATCGCGGAAGCCCAGTTAGTGGCAGCGCGCGCGGCGATCGTTCCCGGGGGCGACGTGGCCACCAGCGTACGGAACGCGTTTCTCGGCTTCTGGCAGTTGGTCGAGGCGACGCCGCAGGCGCAACTGCTGACCTATGAGCTGACTTCCTGGGCGTTGCGCAACGCGGAGACTGAGCCGCTGGCGAAGGAGCAACGCGCGAGCCAGTTGGCCGGTATCGAGGCGATCCTCGCGGACATCTCGGCGGCGACCGGTTGCGAGTGGAAGCTCCCGGCGCAACAGCTCGCCCGGATGACGCTGGCCATCACCGATGGCGTGACGCTCGGCTGGCTCGCGGACCGGGACACGGCCTCCGCAGTACAGACTCTTGAGATGTTCGCCGATCAGTTGCTGGGGTTGGCGGTCTAG
- a CDS encoding DEAD/DEAH box helicase gives MSQHDQDQFVPADGAKKPRHKKFQTQSYGERMAAELDAPTTPGTERSSARVEKVAPAPERRGGPSQYSDRGSRGERRDAPVKGYRAAERTPNRSTSSYPKSSYQGSSDKPAFRSNDRDRRGFDRDRPARTDDRPARTFNRDDRPVRSNDDRPARSFNRDERPARSFDRGERDNRGFDRDRPARNYDRADRAYDRPERKFDPMEDLGEVAEGNGFAALGLAPRLVQRMAKDGITQPFPIQEATIPDAMAGKDVLGRGQTGSGKTLGFGLPTLMRLAGGHTESRRPRGMVLVPTRELAMQVHDALEPLAHVMGVSIKLIAGGLPYPKQIESLRRGVDLLIATPGRLIDLCEQGAADLGAVEVAVLDEADHMCDMGFMPAVTTLLDMTPKEGQRLLFSATLDNDVDKIVKTYLKDPVTHSTESGQATVSTMEHHLLVIEPGHKQSLTAELASRDGRTIVFVRTKLGADRVATQLRDRGVMAAALHGGLTQGARNRTLDQFKDGSVPVLVATDVAARGIHVDDVGLVVQADPPAEHKDYLHRAGRTARAGGKGAVVTLLLPHQRRGMMRMAESAGVEAEPVRARPGDGLMTELTGGTKPSGFPVKLPAPKPVRGSGGFNKGGKRFGGGGGGYQGRGGNGGSRRPERSGSGRSFQR, from the coding sequence GTGTCCCAGCACGACCAGGACCAGTTCGTACCCGCCGATGGCGCCAAGAAGCCGAGGCACAAGAAGTTCCAGACCCAGTCGTACGGCGAGCGGATGGCCGCTGAGCTGGACGCACCGACCACCCCCGGTACCGAGCGCAGCTCAGCCCGGGTCGAGAAGGTTGCCCCCGCTCCCGAGCGTCGCGGCGGCCCCTCCCAGTACTCCGACCGCGGCAGCCGCGGCGAGCGTCGGGACGCCCCGGTCAAGGGCTACCGCGCAGCCGAGCGGACTCCGAACCGGAGCACCTCGTCGTACCCGAAAAGCAGCTACCAGGGCTCCTCGGACAAGCCGGCCTTCCGCAGCAACGACCGTGACAGACGTGGCTTCGACCGCGACCGTCCGGCCCGTACCGACGACCGCCCGGCCCGCACGTTCAACCGTGACGACCGGCCCGTACGGAGCAACGACGACCGTCCGGCGCGCAGCTTCAACCGGGACGAGCGTCCCGCGCGCAGCTTCGACCGTGGCGAGCGGGACAACCGTGGTTTCGACCGCGACCGTCCGGCCCGCAACTATGACCGCGCCGACCGGGCGTACGACCGCCCCGAGCGCAAGTTCGACCCGATGGAGGACCTCGGCGAGGTTGCCGAGGGCAATGGCTTCGCGGCCCTCGGGCTCGCGCCGCGGCTGGTGCAGCGGATGGCCAAGGACGGCATCACCCAGCCGTTCCCGATCCAGGAAGCGACCATCCCGGACGCGATGGCCGGCAAGGACGTGCTCGGTCGCGGTCAGACCGGCTCCGGCAAGACCCTCGGGTTCGGCCTGCCGACGCTGATGCGGCTGGCCGGTGGCCACACCGAGTCGCGCCGTCCGCGCGGCATGGTGCTGGTACCGACCCGCGAGCTCGCCATGCAGGTGCACGACGCGCTCGAGCCGCTCGCCCACGTGATGGGTGTCTCGATCAAGCTGATCGCGGGCGGTCTGCCCTACCCGAAGCAGATCGAGTCGCTGCGTCGCGGCGTCGACCTGCTGATCGCCACCCCCGGCCGGCTGATCGACCTGTGTGAGCAGGGCGCTGCCGACCTGGGCGCGGTGGAGGTCGCGGTCCTCGACGAGGCCGACCACATGTGCGACATGGGCTTCATGCCGGCCGTCACCACGCTGCTGGACATGACCCCGAAGGAAGGCCAGCGGCTGCTGTTCTCGGCGACGCTGGACAACGACGTCGACAAGATCGTGAAGACCTACCTGAAGGACCCGGTCACGCACTCGACCGAGTCCGGCCAGGCCACGGTCTCCACGATGGAGCACCACCTGCTCGTCATCGAGCCGGGTCACAAGCAGTCGCTGACGGCCGAGCTGGCCAGCCGCGACGGCCGCACCATCGTCTTCGTCCGCACCAAGCTGGGCGCCGACCGCGTCGCCACCCAGCTGCGCGACCGTGGCGTGATGGCCGCGGCGCTGCACGGTGGCCTGACCCAGGGCGCGCGCAACCGCACCCTGGACCAGTTCAAGGACGGTTCGGTACCGGTGCTGGTGGCAACGGATGTCGCGGCTCGCGGTATCCACGTCGACGACGTCGGCCTGGTCGTTCAGGCTGACCCGCCGGCCGAGCACAAGGACTACCTGCACCGCGCCGGTCGTACCGCGCGCGCCGGTGGCAAGGGCGCCGTCGTCACGCTGCTCCTGCCGCACCAGCGTCGGGGCATGATGCGGATGGCCGAGTCGGCCGGTGTCGAGGCCGAGCCGGTCCGCGCCCGTCCGGGTGACGGCCTGATGACCGAGCTGACCGGTGGCACCAAGCCGTCGGGCTTCCCGGTCAAGCTCCCCGCCCCGAAGCCGGTCCGCGGTAGCGGCGGCTTCAACAAGGGTGGCAAGCGCTTCGGTGGCGGTGGCGGTGGCTACCAGGGTCGCGGCGGCAACGGCGGAAGCCGTCGTCCCGAGCGCTCCGGTAGCGGACGTTCGTTCCAGCGCTAA
- a CDS encoding YbjQ family protein, which produces MNQNFPPNPNQPYPPQQQGYQQGPPPGYQQGPPPQQYGYQPPPQQQNVPHVAPQGSPYPVLVSTMNDLPGYTAEMVFGEVFGLTVRSRDFGSNFTASFRSLGGGEVPEYTQMLAESRHVAVMRMCQMAHQMGANAILAMRFDCNEIAQTMSEVAAYGTAVIVRPVDKPRPQDAVDDDKDANDS; this is translated from the coding sequence ATGAATCAGAACTTCCCACCGAACCCGAACCAGCCCTACCCGCCGCAGCAGCAGGGGTACCAGCAGGGACCGCCGCCCGGTTACCAGCAGGGACCCCCGCCGCAGCAGTACGGGTATCAGCCGCCGCCGCAGCAGCAGAACGTGCCGCATGTGGCGCCGCAGGGATCGCCGTACCCGGTGCTCGTCTCGACGATGAACGACCTGCCGGGCTACACCGCGGAGATGGTGTTCGGCGAGGTGTTCGGGCTGACCGTGCGGAGTCGCGACTTCGGGTCGAACTTCACCGCCAGCTTCCGGTCGCTGGGTGGCGGTGAAGTGCCGGAGTACACCCAGATGCTGGCCGAGTCGCGGCACGTCGCGGTGATGCGGATGTGCCAGATGGCGCACCAGATGGGCGCGAACGCGATCCTGGCGATGCGGTTCGACTGCAACGAGATCGCCCAGACGATGAGCGAGGTGGCGGCCTACGGGACGGCCGTCATCGTCAGGCCGGTGGACAAGCCCAGGCCGCAGGACGCGGTCGACGACGACAAGGATGCCAATGACAGCTGA
- a CDS encoding neutral zinc metallopeptidase — translation MGESRWGRSVLVCAAVGLVAAAGVTAVRMSGADDDQPGRVLSTVRTPLAPAAPSGVPETAEPTGPTAAPPPNQNKALVLQNKLYKVGRIPASKCKEPTVRATSLAKVKLYYTQFLGCLNKAWAPVVREAGYRFWAPKLVVYAGRSTNTFCDLTSTAVYCDGTIYMSADYDLKNQATYDPLWTRTTMAFLIAHEYGHHVQAMTGILQASHEREMVLSSTAMQLLESRRRELQASCLSGVYLGADKQYFPARGSWLLKWNWTVRNRGDEWNPKRTHGNKTNHSRWSRAGFAAADPAACNTFTAKQTAVS, via the coding sequence ATGGGGGAGAGCCGGTGGGGACGCTCAGTACTGGTCTGTGCCGCAGTCGGTCTGGTCGCGGCCGCCGGGGTGACGGCGGTCCGGATGTCTGGTGCCGACGACGACCAGCCGGGCCGGGTCCTGTCCACGGTCCGTACTCCGCTGGCGCCGGCCGCGCCGTCCGGCGTACCGGAGACTGCTGAGCCGACCGGGCCGACCGCCGCGCCGCCGCCCAATCAGAACAAAGCGCTCGTCCTGCAGAACAAGCTGTACAAGGTCGGCCGGATCCCTGCCTCGAAGTGCAAGGAGCCGACGGTCAGGGCGACGTCGCTGGCCAAGGTGAAGCTCTACTACACGCAGTTCCTCGGCTGTCTCAACAAGGCGTGGGCTCCGGTCGTTCGCGAAGCGGGCTACCGGTTCTGGGCGCCCAAGCTGGTCGTGTACGCCGGCCGCTCGACCAACACCTTCTGCGATCTGACCAGCACCGCCGTCTACTGCGACGGCACCATCTACATGAGCGCCGACTACGACCTGAAGAACCAGGCGACTTACGACCCGCTGTGGACCAGGACGACGATGGCGTTCCTGATCGCGCATGAGTACGGGCATCACGTCCAGGCGATGACCGGCATCCTGCAGGCGTCGCACGAACGCGAAATGGTCCTCAGCAGCACCGCCATGCAACTGCTCGAGAGTCGCCGGCGCGAACTGCAGGCGTCCTGCCTGAGCGGGGTCTACCTGGGTGCCGACAAGCAGTACTTCCCCGCCCGCGGCTCCTGGCTGCTGAAGTGGAATTGGACCGTCCGCAACCGCGGCGACGAGTGGAACCCGAAGCGCACGCACGGCAACAAGACCAACCACAGCCGCTGGTCGCGGGCCGGTTTCGCCGCCGCCGACCCCGCCGCCTGCAACACCTTCACGGCCAAGCAGACCGCCGTCTCCTAG
- a CDS encoding GH1 family beta-glucosidase, translating into MTAEPLAFGPDFLWGVSTSAYQIEGAVTEDGRGPSTWDTFCAEPGRIANGDTGEVACDHYHRYAEDVGLMKELGVDVYRFSFSWPRVQPTGKGLANGAGLDFYDRLIDSLLAAGIKPAPTLFHWDTPQELEDAGGWLNRDITYRFADYAKILAERFSDRVPMWMTINEPMVLTLIGYAVGGHAPGKQLGFEALPVAHHQLLAHGRAVQALRAGGASNIGIASNHSPTYPASDSAEDVEAAGLYDNLINWMFVDPILLGEYPNGIGDGMPGPVAEDLKIISTPIDWFGLNHYAPARVGAPTGNPDIAATDGIPIPEGLPFEPRAFEGVEKTDFGWPIVPDAFGEILRTFQTRYGDKLPPIYITENGCAINDGPVDGVVNDQRRIDYLDAYLRSLKSAIGDGVDVRGYFQWSLLDNFEWSVGYTQRFGLIHVDYETLERTPKASYHWYRDLIAKQRP; encoded by the coding sequence ATGACAGCTGAGCCGCTTGCCTTCGGCCCCGATTTCCTGTGGGGCGTGTCGACCTCGGCGTACCAGATCGAAGGGGCCGTGACCGAAGACGGTCGCGGGCCCTCGACCTGGGACACCTTCTGCGCCGAGCCGGGGCGGATCGCGAACGGCGACACCGGGGAGGTCGCGTGCGACCACTACCACCGGTACGCCGAGGACGTCGGGTTGATGAAGGAGCTCGGGGTCGACGTCTACCGGTTCTCGTTCTCGTGGCCGCGGGTGCAGCCGACCGGCAAGGGGCTCGCGAACGGCGCCGGGCTGGACTTCTACGACCGGCTGATCGACTCGTTGCTTGCTGCTGGCATCAAGCCGGCTCCCACCTTGTTTCATTGGGATACGCCGCAGGAGCTGGAGGATGCGGGCGGCTGGCTGAACCGGGACATCACCTATCGGTTCGCCGACTACGCGAAGATCCTGGCCGAGCGGTTCTCGGACCGGGTGCCGATGTGGATGACGATCAACGAGCCGATGGTGCTGACGCTGATCGGGTACGCCGTGGGCGGGCATGCGCCGGGCAAGCAGTTGGGGTTCGAGGCGTTGCCGGTCGCGCATCATCAACTGTTGGCGCATGGGCGCGCAGTACAGGCTCTGCGGGCGGGTGGCGCGTCGAACATCGGGATCGCGTCCAACCACTCGCCGACCTATCCGGCCAGTGACAGTGCCGAGGATGTCGAGGCGGCCGGGCTGTACGACAACCTGATCAACTGGATGTTCGTCGACCCGATCCTGCTGGGGGAGTACCCGAACGGGATCGGCGACGGGATGCCGGGGCCGGTCGCCGAGGACCTGAAGATCATCTCGACGCCGATCGACTGGTTCGGGCTGAACCACTACGCGCCGGCGCGGGTCGGCGCGCCGACCGGGAACCCGGACATCGCCGCGACCGACGGCATCCCGATTCCCGAGGGGCTGCCGTTCGAGCCGCGGGCGTTCGAAGGCGTCGAGAAGACCGACTTCGGCTGGCCGATCGTGCCGGATGCGTTCGGCGAGATCCTGCGCACTTTCCAGACCCGGTACGGCGACAAGCTGCCGCCGATCTACATCACCGAGAACGGGTGCGCGATCAACGACGGCCCGGTCGACGGCGTGGTGAACGACCAACGCCGGATCGACTACCTGGATGCGTATCTGCGGTCACTGAAGTCGGCGATCGGCGACGGGGTGGACGTCCGCGGTTACTTCCAGTGGTCGCTGCTCGACAACTTCGAATGGTCCGTCGGCTACACCCAGCGCTTCGGCCTCATCCACGTCGACTACGAAACCCTCGAACGCACCCCCAAGGCCTCGTACCACTGGTACCGCGACCTGATCGCCAAGCAGCGCCCATGA
- a CDS encoding penicillin acylase family protein, which produces MTRPRPTPLARVVRTATAALAVSAVLAAGLSSTSQARPAAAAAAAPVDYCAGQCADIVPPGQNGNATFTDLLLFKGFGTRPAHFSDTVKPYERLVWNSQGITDDGLDPYYDDSSFGVAPGDVASTFKPRADVTIVRDKSRGIPHITGTTREGTMFGAGYAGAQDRLFVMDVFRHLGRGQLTPFAGGAAANRAFEQEFWRTAPYNEADLQKQFDDADDLYGANGLKMQKDIQAWVDGVNYYINTVGIAYPGEYVALGLPTPQPWKVTDVVATAAVVAGIFGNGGGGEMASALALLEAQAKYGVAQGTKVWESFRSQNDPEANTTVHNGTSFPYGVVGANPAGRAMPDRGSVTPEPEVVDQTGSASKALAKPKSSTGVKPPNKAQSKQALKGIFDGGVFPEGFGPKGMSNALMVSGQYTQSGNPVAVYGPQTSYFAPQLLMRQELQGPGISSRGVAFAGINFYTLIGRGADYSWSATSAGQDITDTYAVPLCEPDGSTPSKTSTHYVFRGQCTPIEKLERHNAWYSSLGSSEPAGSYTLVAQRTKYGIVTHRGTVAGKPVLFTSNRSTYGNEAGSALGFMLLNDPDQIHSSADFKNAAANIGYTFNWFYTDKTDIAYFNSGDNPVRAAGADPNLPTWSSYEWQGWNPDTNRATYTPAAQHPQVVNQDYLTSWNNKQAPGFSASDGNFGYNSVYRSQPLDDRIKAVIGSGQKFTRGKLVEAMEDAATVDLRGDQVLPYLLRVLKSAPITDPAVADAVAKLEAWRAAGAHRKTPNEASKTYDHADAIRILDAWWPILVPAEFQGLGPDLYNALVHTQKIDERPSAQGSAFQNGWWGFVQRDLRKVLGDQVKTAQPVTFCGAGSLAACRTVLSDSLLAATKVPATTTYPATGDCAAGDQFCADQIVHQPMGGITQDRMAWVNRPTYQQVIEFPARRGDDVSNQAVGKTATASSYERGVFNSPPANAVDGALGTRWASDWSDPQWLKVDLGSDKPVGRVVLQWEAAYGSAYKLEVSRDNVNWQQVYATTTGNGGEDVARFAPVTARYVRMTGTRRATSYGYSLYELQVFRQ; this is translated from the coding sequence GTGACGCGCCCCCGCCCCACTCCGCTCGCCCGTGTTGTCCGTACTGCGACTGCCGCGCTCGCCGTGAGCGCAGTACTGGCCGCTGGACTGTCCAGCACCAGTCAGGCAAGACCCGCGGCCGCCGCTGCTGCCGCGCCGGTCGATTACTGCGCCGGCCAGTGTGCCGACATCGTCCCACCCGGACAGAACGGTAACGCGACCTTCACGGATCTCCTTCTGTTCAAGGGGTTCGGGACCAGGCCCGCGCACTTCAGTGACACGGTCAAGCCATACGAGCGACTGGTGTGGAACTCCCAGGGCATCACCGACGACGGACTCGATCCGTACTACGACGACTCCTCCTTCGGCGTGGCGCCTGGTGACGTCGCGTCCACCTTCAAACCGCGGGCCGACGTGACGATCGTGCGCGACAAGTCCCGCGGCATCCCGCACATCACCGGCACCACCCGCGAGGGCACGATGTTCGGCGCCGGGTACGCCGGTGCGCAGGACCGGCTCTTCGTGATGGACGTGTTCCGGCATCTCGGCCGCGGCCAGCTGACCCCGTTCGCGGGCGGCGCGGCGGCGAACCGGGCGTTCGAGCAGGAGTTCTGGCGGACCGCGCCGTACAACGAGGCCGATCTGCAGAAGCAGTTCGACGACGCCGACGATCTATACGGCGCCAACGGGCTGAAGATGCAGAAGGACATCCAGGCCTGGGTCGACGGCGTCAACTACTACATCAACACGGTCGGCATCGCCTATCCAGGTGAGTACGTCGCGCTCGGGCTGCCGACGCCGCAACCGTGGAAGGTGACCGACGTGGTCGCCACGGCCGCCGTCGTGGCCGGCATCTTCGGCAACGGCGGTGGCGGCGAGATGGCGTCGGCGCTGGCGTTGCTGGAGGCACAAGCGAAGTACGGAGTTGCCCAGGGCACCAAAGTCTGGGAGTCGTTCCGCTCCCAGAACGACCCCGAGGCGAACACGACCGTGCACAACGGAACCTCCTTCCCCTATGGGGTTGTCGGCGCGAACCCGGCCGGCCGCGCGATGCCGGATCGCGGGTCGGTGACGCCGGAGCCGGAGGTCGTGGACCAGACGGGATCGGCATCCAAAGCACTCGCGAAACCCAAGAGCAGCACGGGCGTCAAGCCGCCTAACAAAGCGCAGAGCAAGCAGGCGTTGAAGGGCATCTTCGACGGTGGCGTCTTCCCCGAGGGCTTCGGTCCGAAGGGCATGTCGAACGCGCTGATGGTCTCCGGCCAGTACACGCAGAGCGGCAACCCGGTCGCCGTCTACGGCCCGCAGACCTCGTACTTCGCCCCGCAACTCCTGATGCGCCAGGAGCTTCAGGGTCCCGGCATCAGCTCGCGCGGTGTCGCCTTCGCCGGCATCAACTTCTACACGCTGATCGGCCGCGGCGCCGACTACTCGTGGAGCGCCACGTCGGCCGGTCAGGACATCACCGACACGTACGCCGTACCGCTCTGCGAACCCGATGGGAGTACGCCGAGCAAGACCTCGACCCACTACGTCTTCCGGGGCCAATGCACGCCGATCGAGAAGCTCGAACGGCACAACGCGTGGTACTCGAGTCTGGGGTCGTCGGAGCCGGCCGGTTCCTACACGCTGGTCGCCCAGCGGACGAAGTACGGGATCGTGACGCATCGGGGCACGGTGGCGGGGAAGCCCGTACTGTTCACCAGCAACCGCTCGACGTACGGGAACGAGGCGGGGTCGGCGCTCGGGTTCATGTTGCTCAACGACCCGGATCAGATCCACTCGTCCGCCGACTTCAAGAATGCGGCCGCGAACATCGGCTACACCTTCAACTGGTTCTACACGGACAAGACCGACATCGCGTACTTCAACTCCGGCGACAACCCCGTCCGCGCTGCCGGCGCCGACCCGAACCTGCCGACCTGGAGCTCGTACGAGTGGCAGGGCTGGAACCCGGACACCAACCGGGCGACCTACACGCCGGCCGCTCAGCATCCGCAGGTCGTCAACCAGGACTACCTGACCAGCTGGAACAACAAGCAGGCACCAGGATTCTCGGCCTCCGACGGGAACTTCGGCTACAACTCCGTGTACCGGAGTCAGCCGCTCGATGATCGGATCAAGGCTGTGATCGGGTCCGGGCAGAAGTTCACCCGGGGCAAGCTGGTCGAGGCGATGGAGGACGCCGCCACGGTCGATCTGCGTGGCGACCAGGTCCTGCCGTATCTGCTCAGGGTGCTGAAGAGCGCGCCGATCACGGATCCGGCGGTGGCCGATGCAGTGGCCAAGCTGGAGGCGTGGAGGGCGGCGGGTGCGCATCGCAAGACGCCGAATGAAGCGTCCAAGACGTATGACCACGCCGACGCGATCCGGATCCTCGATGCCTGGTGGCCGATCCTCGTGCCGGCCGAGTTCCAGGGGCTCGGGCCTGATCTGTACAACGCGCTCGTGCATACCCAGAAGATCGACGAGCGGCCGAGTGCGCAAGGATCCGCTTTCCAGAACGGGTGGTGGGGTTTCGTTCAACGGGATCTGCGCAAGGTGCTCGGCGATCAGGTGAAGACGGCTCAGCCGGTGACGTTCTGCGGCGCCGGTTCGCTGGCGGCTTGCCGGACGGTGCTGTCCGACTCCTTGCTCGCGGCTACGAAGGTACCGGCGACGACGACGTATCCGGCGACTGGTGACTGTGCCGCAGGGGATCAGTTCTGTGCGGATCAGATCGTGCATCAGCCGATGGGTGGCATCACGCAGGACCGGATGGCGTGGGTCAACCGGCCGACGTACCAGCAGGTCATCGAGTTCCCGGCGAGGCGTGGGGATGACGTCAGCAACCAGGCGGTGGGGAAGACCGCTACCGCGAGCAGCTACGAGCGTGGGGTGTTCAACTCGCCGCCGGCCAATGCTGTGGATGGTGCTTTGGGGACTCGGTGGGCGAGCGACTGGTCTGATCCGCAGTGGTTGAAGGTGGATCTCGGGAGTGACAAGCCGGTTGGCCGGGTGGTGTTGCAGTGGGAGGCCGCGTACGGGTCGGCGTACAAGCTCGAGGTGTCGCGGGACAACGTGAACTGGCAGCAGGTCTACGCGACGACCACCGGCAACGGTGGGGAGGACGTGGCGCGGTTCGCCCCGGTGACGGCACGGTACGTGCGGATGACCGGGACACGCCGGGCGACTTCGTACGGGTACTCGCTTTATGAGCTGCAAGTCTTCAGGCAATGA